The proteins below come from a single Natranaerofaba carboxydovora genomic window:
- the deoC gene encoding deoxyribose-phosphate aldolase — translation MDNKELVKYIDHTILSPDSKIEDIKNVCNEAIEHGFKGVCINPFYVEETAKQLENTSVKTISVIGFPLGSSKTKIKLEETRQALEDGAHEIDVVANIGQIKDHKWDKIKHEIEEIYNTVSSHNGLLKVIIETGYLTDEEKEKTAESCLKAGADYIKTCTGFGPGQATVDDISLLHRIGGNKMKVKASGKIRTYEQALELIKAGASRIGASKSVEIIKNRH, via the coding sequence TTGGATAATAAAGAACTGGTTAAATATATTGATCACACAATATTAAGCCCTGATAGTAAAATTGAAGACATAAAAAATGTATGTAATGAAGCTATAGAACATGGTTTTAAAGGGGTTTGTATAAACCCCTTTTATGTTGAAGAGACAGCAAAACAGCTAGAAAACACAAGTGTCAAAACCATATCGGTAATAGGATTCCCACTCGGTTCAAGCAAAACTAAGATAAAACTAGAAGAGACAAGACAAGCTTTAGAAGATGGTGCACATGAAATAGATGTGGTTGCTAATATTGGGCAGATCAAAGATCATAAGTGGGACAAAATAAAGCACGAAATTGAAGAAATATATAACACAGTTTCTTCTCATAATGGTTTATTAAAAGTAATTATTGAAACTGGATACCTAACAGATGAAGAGAAAGAAAAAACAGCAGAAAGCTGTCTTAAAGCAGGAGCAGATTATATAAAAACATGTACTGGCTTTGGTCCAGGTCAGGCAACAGTAGATGATATATCACTACTTCATAGAATTGGCGGCAACAAAATGAAGGTTAAAGCCTCGGGGAAGATTAGAACCTATGAACAAGCTCTAGAACTTATAAAAGCCGGAGCTAGTAGAATAGGCGCGAGTAAAAGTGTTGAAATAATTAAAAACAGGCATTAA
- the surE gene encoding 5'/3'-nucleotidase SurE — MKVLITNDDGVQAPGILALARRFSKEAEVIVVAPEREKSATGHAITMHKPLRARRVSELEGDIKGKVYSINGTPSDCVKLGLQALINGEEPDLVISGVNRGANLGTDVLYSGTVSGAMEGLILGYPSLAVSVVDFDVKDYTLATDYAVYIAKKLHDGSLSNETLKKILLNINVPNLPEEKINGMEITHLGVRRYEDAFEKRIDPRGREYYWMAGDIVDDTSEKNADVTCVSENKVSVTPIKYDITNYDLLEKLRGEIF; from the coding sequence ATGAAAGTACTTATCACTAATGATGATGGCGTACAAGCACCGGGCATTTTGGCTTTGGCCAGAAGATTTAGCAAAGAAGCAGAAGTAATAGTTGTAGCACCTGAACGAGAAAAAAGCGCAACAGGACATGCCATAACTATGCATAAGCCTTTAAGAGCAAGAAGAGTAAGTGAGCTTGAAGGAGATATCAAGGGAAAGGTTTATTCAATAAATGGAACACCTTCAGACTGTGTCAAGTTAGGTCTGCAGGCATTAATTAACGGCGAAGAGCCAGACCTAGTAATTTCGGGTGTTAACAGAGGTGCAAATCTAGGTACCGATGTTTTGTATTCAGGTACAGTCTCTGGAGCAATGGAAGGGTTGATCCTAGGTTATCCGTCTTTAGCAGTCTCAGTGGTAGATTTTGATGTAAAGGATTATACTCTGGCAACTGATTATGCTGTTTACATTGCCAAAAAGCTACATGATGGCTCACTATCTAATGAAACTTTGAAAAAAATACTATTAAATATTAATGTTCCTAACCTGCCCGAAGAAAAAATAAACGGCATGGAAATCACTCACCTGGGGGTTAGAAGGTATGAAGATGCTTTTGAAAAGAGGATAGATCCAAGGGGCAGGGAATATTACTGGATGGCAGGAGACATCGTTGATGATACTAGTGAAAAAAATGCCGATGTTACCTGTGTTTCAGAAAATAAAGTTTCTGTTACACCGATCAAATATGATATAACCAATTATGACCTTTTAGAAAAATTAAGAGGAGAAATTTTTTAA
- a CDS encoding class II aldolase/adducin family protein produces the protein MTSSKYPKIKEEIIYTCKEMVNQELVYSTWGNISSKLENGFIITPSGMDYLTTTTKDLVLLDLEGNITRGNRKPSVEYQLHQELYKSRDDIEAVIHTHSTYATAFAVAYQEIPAIVEDMVQVVKGAVKIADYALPGTKELALNTVKAMGNSNAVLLPNHGVVTVGSSLSEALKASVLVERCAKTYIFSNMIGKPNPLPEAEIKKLKEMYNNYGQTTK, from the coding sequence GTGACATCATCTAAGTATCCTAAAATCAAAGAAGAAATTATATATACATGTAAAGAGATGGTTAACCAGGAGCTAGTTTACTCAACCTGGGGAAATATCAGCAGTAAATTAGAAAATGGGTTTATTATCACTCCAAGCGGAATGGACTATTTAACAACTACTACAAAAGACCTTGTCTTGTTGGACCTAGAAGGAAATATTACCCGGGGAAACAGAAAACCATCTGTTGAATACCAACTTCATCAAGAACTCTATAAATCAAGGGATGATATAGAAGCCGTGATTCATACTCATAGTACTTACGCGACAGCTTTTGCGGTAGCATATCAGGAGATTCCTGCAATAGTCGAAGATATGGTCCAAGTAGTAAAAGGAGCAGTAAAAATAGCTGATTATGCTCTTCCAGGAACCAAAGAACTTGCACTAAACACAGTAAAAGCTATGGGCAATTCTAATGCAGTCCTACTGCCAAATCACGGTGTAGTTACCGTAGGCAGTTCCTTGAGTGAAGCTTTAAAAGCAAGTGTTTTAGTTGAAAGATGTGCGAAAACTTATATATTTAGTAACATGATCGGCAAACCCAATCCTTTACCTGAGGCTGAGATAAAAAAATTAAAAGAAATGTATAATAATTATGGTCAGACAACCAAATAA
- the mtnA gene encoding S-methyl-5-thioribose-1-phosphate isomerase, with protein sequence MNHFKWDSNQLVLLDQRKLPHEEIYFNCKTHTDVADAISKMIIRGAPAIGAAAAFGVVLGLQELAKKSNNATDPIKKDQIKNEMKQIEKTLKESRPTAVNLQWAVDRIINKLSKLELMSLEILVEEAEKEAVEIAKEDKQTNKAIGKNGQSLIDDNSTVLTHCNAGALATVDYGTALGVIRSAVEEGKNLSIIATETRPYLQGARLTAWELLKEKIPTTLITDNMVGYCMKKNMIDTVIVGADRIAKNGDVANKIGTYTLALLAHHHNIPFYVAAPISTFDLTLNNGSEIPIETRDDDEVTKINDLSIAPENVEVFNPSFDITPNKFVWGIITEKGVIKKPDKENIEKFFK encoded by the coding sequence ATGAATCACTTTAAATGGGATAGTAATCAACTGGTACTTCTTGACCAAAGAAAATTGCCTCATGAAGAAATTTATTTTAATTGTAAAACCCATACTGATGTAGCAGACGCTATTTCTAAAATGATTATTCGCGGTGCCCCTGCGATAGGTGCGGCAGCTGCATTTGGAGTAGTACTTGGATTGCAAGAGCTAGCAAAAAAATCCAACAATGCCACAGACCCAATTAAAAAAGATCAAATTAAAAATGAGATGAAACAAATTGAAAAAACGCTAAAAGAATCAAGGCCTACAGCTGTTAATTTGCAGTGGGCAGTAGACCGAATTATAAATAAGCTTTCTAAGTTAGAATTAATGAGCCTTGAGATTTTGGTTGAAGAAGCTGAGAAAGAAGCTGTAGAGATTGCTAAAGAAGACAAACAAACAAATAAAGCTATTGGCAAAAACGGCCAAAGTCTAATTGATGACAACTCTACCGTTCTAACTCACTGTAATGCCGGAGCCCTCGCTACTGTTGATTATGGTACCGCTCTAGGAGTTATCAGAAGTGCTGTGGAAGAAGGTAAAAATCTCTCTATAATAGCAACGGAAACTCGTCCGTATTTACAGGGGGCGCGATTAACAGCATGGGAGCTACTAAAAGAAAAAATCCCAACTACTTTAATAACCGACAATATGGTCGGCTACTGCATGAAAAAAAATATGATAGATACTGTAATAGTAGGTGCTGATAGAATTGCCAAAAATGGAGATGTGGCAAACAAAATAGGAACTTATACCCTTGCCTTATTAGCACATCACCATAATATACCATTTTATGTCGCAGCGCCTATATCAACTTTTGATCTTACATTAAATAATGGTTCAGAAATACCAATAGAAACCAGGGATGATGATGAAGTAACCAAGATAAATGATTTGAGTATAGCTCCAGAAAACGTAGAAGTTTTTAACCCATCTTTTGATATTACACCAAATAAATTCGTCTGGGGCATTATCACCGAGAAAGGTGTCATAAAGAAACCCGATAAAGAAAACATCGAGAAATTTTTTAAATAG
- a CDS encoding ComEC/Rec2 family competence protein: MKLKLIALLLFFALIIVFQVPLKEAYAVPNNNNIIERFERKSELMEIHFIDVGYGEATLIKTSEDKNILIDGGGKNQLKAYLQNLNIETIDFLIVSNPTNPYISGLPKIIKNFDVKKIIDTGSSAPTSYNHKYLNAAYKAKIDSFFTGKKSMQFTINENLKLFFLSPKEISHLQPIDLRNNSLVTLISYKDVSFLHTGAINKKIERQLVDNDKTMEKVKNANMLKVSRMGSKKASSTRFLEIIDPDVAVVTVGDNPRNLPDPEVIKKLKNKNIHRERVDQQGSIVFYTDGKKLKWDQ, encoded by the coding sequence TTGAAATTAAAGTTAATCGCCTTACTATTATTTTTTGCTTTAATAATTGTCTTTCAAGTTCCTCTAAAAGAAGCATACGCTGTTCCAAATAACAACAATATTATCGAAAGATTCGAACGAAAAAGTGAGCTTATGGAAATACATTTTATTGATGTGGGATACGGTGAAGCTACACTGATTAAAACCTCAGAAGACAAAAATATATTAATTGATGGAGGAGGAAAAAATCAGCTCAAAGCCTACCTACAAAACCTAAATATTGAGACTATAGATTTTCTTATAGTCTCAAACCCTACTAACCCATACATAAGCGGTTTACCTAAAATAATTAAAAACTTTGATGTCAAAAAGATTATTGATACAGGTAGTTCCGCTCCAACAAGCTATAACCATAAGTATTTGAATGCAGCTTATAAAGCCAAAATTGACAGCTTTTTCACTGGGAAAAAATCTATGCAATTTACCATAAATGAAAATTTAAAACTATTCTTTTTGTCTCCCAAAGAAATATCTCACTTACAACCCATTGACTTACGAAATAACTCTCTGGTAACGTTAATATCATATAAGGATGTATCCTTCTTACATACTGGAGCTATAAACAAAAAAATTGAGCGTCAATTAGTCGACAATGACAAAACCATGGAAAAGGTAAAAAATGCAAACATGTTAAAAGTAAGCCGTATGGGAAGTAAAAAAGCTAGTTCAACAAGATTCTTAGAGATTATAGATCCTGACGTTGCTGTTGTAACTGTTGGTGACAATCCAAGAAATCTACCAGATCCAGAGGTAATAAAAAAATTAAAAAATAAAAATATACACAGGGAAAGAGTTGACCAACAGGGAAGTATTGTTTTTTATACTGATGGCAAAAAGTTAAAATGGGATCAATAA
- a CDS encoding tetratricopeptide repeat protein: MFSEEFDKIFTELKEIENKLETQGENCDKDKIKQRLIDLRSNIDEYIGYWLGFEEKLWELQEKFKIDIPDQLDESLISAYLESSGLAEYLSKDLDGDNMDILNEIFSKAQSNSSKEDINSKKDSEYNKKSIEESRVDGSKNDESESNKDKLSEDIEDTNEIINQATDETKYSTTIKTLERGLGYFDLLMYDEARNEFEKVVKLNPNMIIGHFYLGIANAEKGNYEEGLKELRLVLALIKEDELKGVIYNLIGNIYIKQKEFEKALINFSRATEYNSNLFDAYFNLGATYFNLGEFDKSESTFKMALQLKTGDWETHLNLGKALSYQGKLKEALNHYKRALALNPKEGKIHFEIGLVYQLLQKNELAHQEYEKAKIYLNKEKKKGD, translated from the coding sequence TTGTTTAGCGAGGAATTCGATAAAATTTTTACAGAATTAAAGGAAATTGAAAACAAATTAGAAACTCAAGGAGAAAACTGTGACAAAGATAAAATCAAACAGCGCTTAATTGACTTAAGATCAAATATTGACGAATACATAGGCTATTGGCTTGGATTTGAGGAAAAGTTATGGGAATTACAAGAAAAATTCAAGATAGACATACCAGATCAATTAGATGAGTCACTAATTTCAGCTTATCTAGAATCATCTGGGTTGGCTGAATATTTAAGCAAAGACCTAGACGGGGATAATATGGATATATTAAATGAAATATTTTCTAAAGCACAATCAAATAGCTCAAAAGAAGATATCAATTCAAAAAAAGACTCAGAATATAATAAAAAATCAATAGAAGAGTCACGAGTTGATGGCAGTAAAAACGATGAAAGTGAAAGTAATAAAGATAAGCTAAGCGAAGATATTGAAGATACAAACGAAATAATCAATCAAGCAACAGATGAAACTAAGTACTCAACCACAATTAAAACTTTAGAAAGAGGACTTGGATACTTTGATCTTTTAATGTATGATGAAGCAAGAAATGAATTTGAAAAAGTTGTCAAACTTAATCCTAACATGATTATCGGACACTTCTATCTTGGAATAGCTAATGCAGAGAAAGGAAATTACGAAGAAGGCCTAAAAGAATTAAGGCTAGTACTGGCTCTAATTAAGGAAGATGAGCTAAAAGGAGTTATATACAATTTAATTGGCAATATTTATATCAAGCAAAAAGAATTTGAAAAAGCGCTTATAAATTTTTCTAGAGCCACAGAGTATAACTCTAATCTATTTGATGCTTATTTTAACCTGGGAGCCACTTATTTTAACTTAGGGGAATTTGACAAAAGTGAATCAACCTTCAAAATGGCACTGCAGTTAAAAACAGGCGACTGGGAAACACATCTTAATCTTGGTAAAGCACTAAGTTATCAGGGGAAATTAAAAGAAGCTTTGAACCATTACAAAAGAGCACTCGCCCTTAATCCAAAAGAAGGAAAAATCCATTTCGAAATCGGATTAGTTTATCAGCTTTTACAAAAAAACGAATTAGCTCATCAAGAATACGAAAAAGCAAAAATTTATTTAAATAAAGAAAAAAAGAAAGGTGATTAA
- a CDS encoding CheR family methyltransferase codes for MTTDAAFENFKKQVYNKTGIDLNQYKEKQMKRRLNSLMRKRGFDKYEDYWEALRKDQQLYQEFLDRLTINVSEFFRNADRWSVLENEMLPKLLENSNDKSLKVWSAGCSTGEEPYTLVMVMSKFLPFNKINVYATDIDEMALKKAKEGLYPQDRVKGVKPDYIDKYFTKEGNNYRIDKKIRDCVAFEKQNMLEDKFDHSFDLILCRNVMIYFTEEAKKELYKKFYDALKKGGILFVGSTEQIFDARKLGFKSIATFFYQK; via the coding sequence TTGACAACAGACGCTGCCTTCGAAAACTTTAAAAAACAAGTGTACAATAAAACAGGCATCGACTTAAACCAATATAAAGAAAAACAAATGAAGAGACGCCTCAACAGCTTGATGAGAAAACGAGGCTTTGATAAATATGAGGACTATTGGGAAGCCCTACGAAAGGATCAGCAGCTATACCAAGAATTTCTTGATAGATTAACGATTAATGTCTCAGAATTTTTTAGAAATGCTGATCGCTGGAGTGTACTAGAAAATGAAATGCTCCCAAAGTTATTAGAAAATAGCAATGACAAAAGTCTAAAGGTTTGGAGCGCTGGGTGCTCTACGGGGGAGGAGCCATATACCCTTGTTATGGTTATGTCGAAGTTCTTGCCTTTTAATAAAATTAATGTTTATGCAACAGATATAGATGAAATGGCATTAAAAAAGGCTAAAGAAGGTTTATATCCTCAGGATAGGGTAAAAGGTGTCAAACCAGATTATATAGACAAATATTTTACTAAAGAAGGCAACAATTATAGAATTGACAAGAAAATTAGAGATTGTGTTGCCTTCGAAAAACAAAATATGCTAGAGGATAAATTTGATCACAGCTTTGACTTGATACTCTGCCGAAATGTAATGATATATTTTACTGAAGAAGCAAAAAAAGAACTTTATAAAAAGTTTTATGATGCCTTAAAAAAAGGTGGAATACTTTTTGTAGGTAGTACCGAGCAAATATTTGATGCTAGAAAGTTAGGGTTTAAATCAATTGCTACTTTTTTCTATCAAAAATAA
- the ndk gene encoding nucleoside-diphosphate kinase, with amino-acid sequence MEKTFVMIKPDGVQRNLAGNVISRLENKGLKLKGLKLMQISESLAKTHYGEHEGKPFFQSLIDYITSGPVIAMVWEGENAIEVTRNIMGETDPKKAAPGTIRGDLALTIGANIVHGSDSPESAEKEIGLFFSQDEIIDYNLTLESWVYQD; translated from the coding sequence ATGGAAAAGACATTTGTAATGATCAAGCCAGATGGAGTTCAAAGGAATCTAGCAGGAAACGTTATCAGCCGTCTTGAAAACAAGGGGCTTAAACTAAAAGGTTTAAAGCTAATGCAGATTTCCGAGTCACTAGCAAAAACACATTACGGCGAACACGAAGGAAAGCCTTTCTTCCAAAGTTTAATCGATTACATAACCAGCGGGCCAGTAATCGCAATGGTATGGGAAGGGGAAAATGCAATAGAAGTGACAAGAAACATAATGGGTGAAACAGACCCCAAAAAAGCAGCTCCAGGAACTATCAGAGGGGATCTAGCACTTACCATAGGAGCAAATATAGTCCATGGTTCTGACAGCCCTGAAAGTGCCGAAAAAGAAATAGGTCTCTTCTTTTCCCAGGACGAGATTATTGATTACAATTTAACCCTAGAAAGTTGGGTATATCAAGATTAA
- the cooS gene encoding anaerobic carbon-monoxide dehydrogenase catalytic subunit, whose translation MSRKDFSGYTKDKATEKMLEKSDNEKIQTIWDRYEEQSPQCGFGSLGVCCKICLQGPCRIDPFDENLSEGTCGADADTIVARNLIRQIAAGTASHSGHAKHLAHILLKSGKGEYKDYPIKDSEKLKNVASRLGIETGGKEDSEIAIEVGRAALGEFSEKEEANLWAATTVTEGMAKKLTELGVVPEGIDSIVSEIMHRTHYGNDSEVSNLIMGGVKCALADYAGCHMATDISDILFGTPKPVKTEANLGVLKESAVNIAVHGHNPALSDIMVQVASELEDEAKSVGASEGINIVGICCTGNEVLMRHGIPSATHSVSQEMAIVTGALEAVVTDYQCVLPSLTKIADCYHTKIITTMPTSKIKGATHMEIDEENAKDCAKDIIKESIKAYKNRNPEKTNIPDDKTTAYAGFSTEAIVDALSKVNSEDPLKPLIDNIAEGNIQGVCLFAGCNNVKIKQDENYITMAKELAKNNILVLATGCGGGAFARHGLLTPEATNEYAGEGLKNVLTAVGEAAGLGGPLPLVLHVGSCVDNSRAVDIAVALANKLGVDLNQLPVVASAPESTTEKAISIGTWAVTGGLPTHVEVVPPILGSKEVVKLLTQTSKELFGGYFIAEPDPLKASQLLYDEIKERRRGLNLE comes from the coding sequence ATGAGTAGAAAAGATTTTTCCGGGTACACCAAAGATAAGGCTACAGAAAAAATGCTTGAAAAATCAGATAATGAGAAAATACAAACTATCTGGGATAGATATGAAGAGCAATCACCCCAATGTGGATTTGGTTCTCTTGGGGTATGCTGCAAAATCTGTCTTCAAGGCCCGTGTAGAATTGACCCCTTTGATGAAAATCTATCCGAGGGAACATGCGGTGCTGATGCTGATACTATAGTAGCAAGAAATCTTATTCGCCAAATTGCAGCAGGAACTGCTTCTCATTCTGGTCATGCGAAACATCTAGCTCATATACTGCTGAAATCCGGTAAAGGAGAATACAAAGACTACCCGATAAAAGATAGCGAAAAATTAAAAAACGTCGCCAGCAGACTTGGTATTGAAACTGGTGGCAAAGAAGACAGTGAAATAGCAATAGAAGTAGGTAGAGCCGCTCTTGGTGAATTCTCCGAGAAAGAAGAAGCAAACCTGTGGGCTGCAACTACAGTTACTGAGGGCATGGCCAAAAAACTAACTGAATTAGGAGTAGTACCAGAAGGAATAGATAGTATAGTATCCGAGATAATGCACAGAACTCATTATGGTAATGATTCTGAGGTAAGTAACTTAATAATGGGCGGGGTTAAATGTGCCCTTGCTGACTACGCTGGCTGTCACATGGCAACAGACATTTCAGATATATTATTTGGAACCCCAAAACCAGTTAAAACCGAGGCAAACTTAGGAGTCCTAAAAGAAAGTGCAGTCAATATTGCCGTTCACGGCCATAACCCGGCCTTATCAGATATTATGGTCCAGGTTGCAAGTGAACTTGAAGATGAAGCTAAAAGTGTAGGGGCAAGTGAAGGAATAAATATAGTGGGTATCTGTTGTACTGGCAATGAAGTACTAATGCGCCACGGCATTCCATCAGCCACCCATTCAGTTTCGCAGGAAATGGCAATTGTTACAGGTGCCTTAGAAGCAGTAGTAACAGATTATCAGTGTGTCCTACCATCACTTACAAAAATAGCTGACTGTTACCACACAAAAATAATCACCACAATGCCAACAAGTAAAATAAAAGGTGCAACTCATATGGAAATAGATGAAGAAAACGCAAAAGACTGTGCCAAAGATATCATTAAAGAATCAATTAAAGCTTACAAAAACAGAAACCCCGAAAAAACAAATATACCGGATGATAAAACAACAGCTTATGCAGGGTTCTCAACAGAAGCTATTGTTGATGCTCTTAGCAAAGTAAATAGTGAAGATCCATTAAAACCTTTAATCGATAATATAGCCGAAGGTAATATACAGGGCGTCTGTCTTTTTGCAGGTTGTAATAATGTCAAGATAAAACAGGACGAAAATTACATCACGATGGCCAAAGAACTTGCCAAAAATAATATATTAGTTTTAGCTACCGGTTGTGGAGGCGGTGCCTTTGCTAGACATGGGCTTTTAACTCCCGAAGCAACCAACGAGTATGCAGGGGAGGGCCTAAAAAATGTTCTTACAGCAGTAGGTGAAGCTGCAGGACTTGGAGGACCATTACCTCTTGTTCTTCATGTAGGTTCTTGTGTTGATAATTCAAGGGCAGTAGATATTGCAGTCGCTTTAGCTAACAAATTAGGTGTTGACCTAAATCAACTGCCAGTAGTAGCTAGCGCCCCTGAATCCACCACAGAAAAAGCTATTTCAATTGGAACCTGGGCTGTTACTGGTGGGCTTCCAACACATGTAGAAGTCGTGCCCCCAATACTTGGAAGTAAAGAAGTGGTCAAACTGTTAACGCAAACATCCAAAGAATTGTTTGGTGGATATTTCATCGCTGAACCTGATCCCCTTAAAGCTTCACAATTGCTTTATGATGAGATAAAAGAAAGAAGAAGAGGGTTAAATTTGGAATAA
- a CDS encoding 2Fe-2S iron-sulfur cluster-binding protein: MQNKTTLSIYVDGKKISAAKDDNLLDILNKNDFKIPTLCYHKGVPSYGACRLCSVEIKEKEKTKIITSCTYPIRTDGLEVFTNSSEVLEIREMIIKLLLAKTPSSEKIKELAKTYGVESEDRFVTDEDKDKKRNKENLCILCGLCVRTCNDVLNKGAISFVNRGIDRKVAPPFEEPPKECIGCEACSVVCPTGQAKTKIQDSRKYIDPWGAEFDVIKCGNCENLYFFTDQTINEVNYKTKSESELNLGSVNEDSEYARYCPKCKRKLNIKNFKDSKTLI, translated from the coding sequence ATGCAAAACAAAACGACTTTATCTATTTATGTTGATGGCAAAAAAATATCAGCAGCTAAAGACGATAACCTCTTAGATATCTTAAATAAAAACGACTTTAAAATACCAACACTATGTTATCACAAAGGAGTACCTTCCTATGGAGCTTGCAGGCTTTGTAGTGTGGAAATTAAAGAAAAAGAAAAAACAAAAATTATAACATCATGTACTTATCCAATTAGAACTGACGGGTTAGAGGTTTTTACCAATTCTTCTGAGGTCTTAGAAATAAGAGAAATGATAATAAAACTTTTACTAGCAAAAACTCCAAGTTCCGAAAAAATAAAAGAACTCGCTAAAACTTATGGAGTTGAAAGCGAAGACAGATTTGTAACAGACGAAGATAAGGATAAAAAAAGGAACAAGGAAAATCTATGCATCCTGTGTGGGCTTTGTGTTAGAACGTGTAACGATGTGTTAAACAAAGGAGCAATAAGTTTTGTAAATAGAGGAATCGATAGAAAGGTAGCTCCTCCATTTGAAGAACCCCCTAAAGAATGCATCGGCTGCGAAGCCTGCAGTGTTGTCTGCCCGACAGGTCAGGCAAAAACTAAGATACAAGATAGCAGAAAATACATTGATCCGTGGGGGGCAGAGTTTGACGTTATTAAATGTGGTAACTGTGAAAACTTATACTTTTTTACAGACCAAACTATAAATGAGGTTAATTACAAAACTAAAAGTGAATCAGAGTTGAATTTAGGGTCAGTAAATGAAGATAGTGAATATGCCAGGTACTGCCCCAAATGTAAAAGAAAACTAAATATCAAAAACTTTAAAGATTCAAAAACATTAATTTAG